In one Neobacillus sp. WH10 genomic region, the following are encoded:
- a CDS encoding Crp/Fnr family transcriptional regulator: MENQHTSELIELLQKAGRTIDVKKGSFLFREGQSASEMFLILSGKIQISKMNAEGQELYLRLCSANEIVGELTLYTEDPKYIFNAKVLVDSTVAAINLTSLESALFQNSQLAYLFLKWMNDHFRRTITKFRDLVLFGKKGALYSTLIRLSNSYGIEKDDGIHISVALTNQDLANFCGTAREIVSRLLADLKKKGVISIDQKMIIIHNIEYLRRENDCENCPISICNID; the protein is encoded by the coding sequence ATGGAAAACCAGCATACAAGTGAATTAATCGAACTTTTACAAAAAGCCGGAAGAACAATAGATGTGAAAAAAGGGTCTTTTTTGTTTCGAGAAGGACAATCAGCGTCTGAGATGTTCTTGATTCTATCTGGAAAGATCCAAATTTCAAAAATGAACGCAGAAGGTCAGGAACTTTACTTACGTTTATGTTCAGCAAATGAAATCGTTGGCGAATTAACATTATATACGGAAGACCCTAAATATATTTTTAACGCAAAGGTTCTTGTCGACTCTACGGTTGCCGCAATAAATTTAACTTCGTTAGAAAGTGCTCTCTTTCAAAACAGTCAGCTTGCCTATTTATTTTTAAAATGGATGAACGATCATTTCCGTAGGACGATTACTAAGTTTCGCGATTTAGTGCTCTTCGGCAAAAAAGGGGCACTTTACTCAACTTTAATTCGTTTATCAAATAGCTATGGAATTGAAAAAGATGACGGCATCCATATTTCTGTTGCGTTAACCAATCAAGATTTGGCCAACTTTTGTGGAACAGCTAGGGAGATAGTCAGCAGATTACTTGCAGATTTAAAGAAAAAGGGTGTCATCTCTATTGACCAAAAAATGATTATTATTCATAATATTGAGTATTTAAGACGAGAGAACGATTGTGAAAATTGTCCTATTTCAATTTGTAATATCGATTAA
- a CDS encoding LrgB family protein, translating to MITLYSILITVSVYLCVQFLAKKYSSPLTSPVFLSTIIIITLLVVSNISFDEYMPAKTIMTYLLGPATVALAVPIYKNRELFTKYFGAAFIGLSIGIVTTITSAILLAKLLKLSNMFIIAFTVKSVTVPVATEIGRIIDGNLSLIAAFVIITGMIGAMFGAKLLNLFKIHHPFARGLAIGTIAHGIGTAEAVKEGEVQGAVAGAAMGIAAVLTSIIIPFIIKLI from the coding sequence ATGATCACGCTATATAGTATTCTCATAACCGTTTCTGTTTATCTGTGTGTACAATTTTTAGCAAAAAAATATTCTTCACCGTTAACAAGTCCTGTTTTCTTAAGCACAATAATTATTATCACCCTATTGGTTGTTTCTAATATTTCTTTTGATGAATACATGCCTGCAAAAACAATCATGACCTATTTACTTGGCCCGGCAACAGTGGCCCTTGCTGTCCCAATTTATAAAAATCGTGAGCTGTTTACAAAATATTTCGGTGCGGCATTTATTGGGCTATCCATCGGAATTGTTACCACCATTACATCTGCCATTTTATTGGCCAAGTTGCTAAAACTCTCGAACATGTTTATCATTGCGTTTACCGTTAAATCTGTTACTGTACCGGTAGCAACGGAAATTGGGCGGATTATTGATGGAAATCTCTCTCTCATAGCTGCATTTGTGATTATTACGGGAATGATTGGAGCGATGTTTGGTGCTAAGCTTTTGAACTTGTTCAAAATCCATCATCCATTTGCCCGAGGATTGGCTATTGGAACAATTGCACATGGTATCGGAACCGCTGAGGCGGTAAAAGAAGGGGAGGTTCAAGGCGCTGTAGCAGGTGCAGCTATGGGGATTGCAGCCGTTTTAACCTCGATTATCATCCCGTTTATTATCAAATTGATATAA
- the mprF gene encoding bifunctional lysylphosphatidylglycerol flippase/synthetase MprF: MGIRNEKVLKVAKFIFPLFLLIFAIIEIKKFTGDLNVQLLKNEINQLNIWSLLLILVITCAAVLPMLLYDVILVRILKVNVSKKELFEQSFIANSFSNLIGFGGLIGAMLRTYFFHKLEQDKRKLLGVIAAVSLYYLTGISLLTWIVTIRYRHFPLFVDTKWLFFAVVGVGLYLPVFLILHMIKSKKDNQALITSNVSFKLIIVSVIEWLAVFGAIFVLTRILGISIPFKNLFPVYIVAACAGIISMIPGGLGSFDLVFIWGMQNLHIPEEKVLVLLLFYRVGYYFIPFLISLVFFVKLYWERWNQSWNYLPKAIVQGLSHVILTMLVFLSGLILLLSASVPGIMSRLKIAQELLSFPIINLSHQLSVAAGFLLLGLSRGIEYSVKRAYDLTMFALILAALFSIFKGIDYEEAIFLIIVALLLRMSRGQFYRESYVLTWGKTIFDVTIILIITSMYILIGYLNLPIAKLTIPANLLPYVIVDYRDLFKSAAIGLVIALLIFFTGYLVSLSKKWKFEKSIGHEKEITDHLTKYKGKVLSHLIFLHDKYISWNSKKNVLIPFQRFADKLVILGDPIGEKKELSNAIEEFQEIADLYGFTPVFYQVSDEMLPYLHGHGFTFFKLGEEAFVDLKTFTLMGNKMKGLRALKNKFNRNNFFLELVEPPFSTELLEELRGISNEWLQGRKEKGFSLGFFDEEYLNKAPIAIVRDENKRTLGFMSIMHVYDDHQTISVDLMRVRPEAPSGTIDFLFLSLIDWAKEQGYQRFNMGMAPLANVGLSRFSFLSEKIAAQIFLHGHFIYQFQGLRKFKQKYTNIWEPKYLAYRRKSSLPIIMAQITLLISKKKA; encoded by the coding sequence TTGGGGATTAGAAATGAAAAGGTATTAAAAGTTGCAAAATTTATTTTTCCACTGTTTTTGCTAATTTTTGCTATTATCGAGATAAAAAAATTTACCGGGGATTTGAATGTCCAATTACTTAAAAATGAAATAAATCAACTGAATATCTGGAGTTTATTATTAATTTTGGTGATTACCTGTGCAGCTGTTTTACCGATGTTACTTTATGATGTCATATTAGTGAGAATTTTAAAGGTAAACGTTTCCAAAAAAGAACTGTTCGAACAATCATTTATTGCTAATTCTTTTTCTAATTTAATTGGTTTTGGCGGTTTAATTGGCGCTATGCTAAGAACCTACTTTTTTCATAAGCTAGAACAGGACAAGCGAAAACTCCTTGGCGTTATTGCTGCTGTTTCGCTATATTATTTAACGGGAATTTCTCTTCTTACCTGGATTGTAACGATCCGCTACAGGCATTTTCCGTTGTTTGTAGATACAAAATGGCTCTTTTTCGCGGTTGTAGGTGTGGGTTTATACTTACCCGTTTTTTTAATTCTACATATGATTAAGTCTAAAAAAGATAATCAGGCATTGATTACTTCTAATGTGAGTTTCAAGCTGATTATTGTGTCTGTAATAGAATGGTTAGCAGTGTTTGGCGCTATTTTTGTTTTAACCAGGATACTGGGAATTTCTATCCCTTTTAAAAATCTATTTCCTGTTTATATTGTTGCAGCTTGTGCCGGAATCATCAGTATGATTCCTGGAGGGCTTGGTTCCTTCGACTTAGTATTTATTTGGGGAATGCAAAATTTACATATACCTGAAGAGAAAGTCCTTGTCCTGCTTTTATTTTACCGAGTCGGTTATTATTTCATACCATTTTTAATCAGTCTAGTCTTTTTTGTAAAGCTCTATTGGGAAAGATGGAATCAATCATGGAATTACCTGCCAAAAGCGATTGTTCAAGGATTAAGTCATGTCATATTAACAATGCTTGTTTTTTTATCAGGGTTAATTCTGCTTTTATCTGCTAGTGTTCCTGGAATTATGTCAAGGCTTAAGATCGCTCAAGAGCTGTTGTCTTTTCCAATTATTAATTTGTCACATCAACTCTCAGTAGCGGCAGGGTTTTTACTGTTAGGTTTATCACGCGGCATAGAATACAGCGTGAAAAGAGCATATGATTTGACGATGTTTGCTTTAATTCTTGCAGCTTTATTTTCTATTTTTAAAGGAATAGATTATGAAGAGGCAATCTTCTTAATCATAGTCGCTCTTTTACTTAGGATGTCAAGGGGACAATTTTATCGTGAGAGTTACGTCCTAACTTGGGGAAAAACAATTTTCGATGTTACTATCATTCTAATCATTACTTCAATGTATATTTTGATTGGTTATTTAAATTTGCCTATTGCAAAATTAACGATCCCAGCAAACCTTTTACCATATGTAATTGTTGATTATCGTGATTTGTTTAAGAGTGCCGCTATCGGACTGGTGATTGCGTTACTGATATTTTTCACGGGCTATTTGGTTAGCTTGTCGAAAAAATGGAAATTTGAAAAATCAATTGGTCATGAGAAGGAAATAACTGATCATTTAACAAAGTATAAAGGTAAGGTGTTATCTCATTTAATCTTTTTGCATGATAAATATATTTCTTGGAACAGCAAAAAAAATGTTTTAATCCCATTCCAAAGATTTGCGGATAAATTAGTAATTCTTGGAGACCCGATTGGAGAGAAAAAGGAATTGTCAAATGCAATCGAGGAATTTCAAGAAATAGCCGACCTTTATGGTTTTACTCCTGTTTTTTATCAAGTTAGTGATGAAATGCTTCCATACCTACATGGACATGGCTTTACATTTTTTAAATTGGGTGAGGAGGCCTTTGTTGATCTTAAGACCTTCACCCTAATGGGTAACAAAATGAAGGGATTAAGAGCATTAAAAAACAAATTTAACCGCAATAACTTTTTTTTAGAATTGGTAGAGCCTCCCTTTTCCACAGAACTGTTAGAAGAATTAAGAGGAATTTCAAATGAGTGGCTCCAGGGAAGAAAAGAAAAAGGTTTCTCGCTCGGTTTCTTTGATGAAGAATATTTGAATAAGGCACCAATTGCCATTGTCAGAGACGAAAATAAGAGAACTCTCGGCTTTATGAGCATTATGCATGTTTATGATGATCATCAAACCATTTCGGTTGATTTAATGAGAGTAAGACCGGAAGCACCCTCAGGAACCATCGATTTTCTTTTTCTTTCGTTAATTGATTGGGCCAAGGAACAGGGTTATCAACGCTTTAATATGGGAATGGCACCTTTAGCGAATGTGGGTCTTTCGAGATTTTCTTTTTTAAGTGAGAAAATAGCTGCTCAAATCTTTTTGCACGGCCATTTTATTTACCAATTTCAGGGCCTGAGAAAATTTAAACAAAAGTATACAAACATTTGGGAGCCTAAATATTTGGCTTATAGAAGAAAATCCTCTTTGCCAATTATAATGGCACAGATTACATTGTTAATTTCTAAAAAAAAGGCTTAG
- a CDS encoding ATP-binding cassette domain-containing protein: protein MITVSNVSLRYGDRKLFEDVNIKFTPGNCYGLIGANGAGKSTFLKILSGEIEAQTGTVQLGPNERMAVLKQNHFEYEEFEVLKTVIMGHTRLYQVMQEKDAIYMKENFTDEDGMKAAELEGEFAELNGWEAEPEAAILLKGLGIGEDLHDKKMAELTGSEKVKVLLAQALFGRPDVLLLDEPTNHLDIKAIQWLEEFLINFENTVIVVSHDRHFLNKVCTHIADLDFSKIQIYVGNYDFWYESSQLASRMATDANKKKEEKIKELQSFIARFSANASKSKQATSRKKLLEKITLDDIRPSSRRYPFVGFTPDREIGNDLLRVEGLTKTIDGVKVLDNISFFMNKGDKIALVGTNEVAKTTLFKILMGEMEADSGTFKWGITTSQAYFPKDNSEYFENSELSLVDWLRQFSPKDDSESFLRGFLGRMLFSGEEVLKKASVLSGGEKVRCMLSKMMLNGANVLLLDEPTNHLDLESITALNNGLINFKGSMLFASHDHQFIQTIANRIFEFTPNGLVDKQMTYDEYLENEETQK, encoded by the coding sequence ATGATTACTGTAAGTAACGTAAGTTTAAGATATGGTGACCGTAAATTATTCGAAGATGTAAACATCAAATTTACACCAGGTAATTGCTATGGGCTAATCGGGGCTAATGGGGCCGGGAAATCAACCTTTTTGAAAATTTTGTCAGGGGAGATTGAAGCTCAAACTGGTACTGTTCAACTCGGACCAAATGAACGGATGGCAGTATTAAAACAGAACCATTTTGAATACGAGGAATTTGAAGTCTTAAAAACCGTCATTATGGGCCATACAAGACTTTATCAAGTCATGCAGGAAAAAGACGCCATTTATATGAAAGAAAATTTTACTGATGAAGATGGCATGAAGGCTGCAGAACTAGAAGGTGAATTTGCTGAATTAAACGGTTGGGAAGCAGAGCCTGAAGCAGCAATTCTGTTAAAAGGACTTGGGATTGGCGAAGATCTTCATGACAAAAAAATGGCTGAATTAACAGGATCTGAAAAAGTAAAAGTATTGCTTGCACAGGCATTGTTTGGCAGACCTGATGTTTTACTTCTTGACGAGCCGACAAACCACTTAGACATTAAAGCCATTCAATGGCTCGAAGAGTTCTTAATAAATTTTGAAAATACCGTAATTGTCGTATCCCATGACCGTCATTTCTTAAATAAAGTTTGTACGCATATCGCTGACTTGGATTTCAGTAAAATTCAAATCTATGTCGGGAACTATGATTTTTGGTATGAATCAAGTCAGTTGGCATCAAGAATGGCAACGGATGCAAATAAAAAGAAAGAAGAAAAAATTAAAGAACTGCAAAGCTTTATTGCCCGTTTTAGTGCAAATGCCTCTAAATCTAAGCAAGCAACCTCTCGGAAAAAGCTATTAGAAAAAATCACACTAGATGATATCAGACCATCATCCCGCCGGTATCCATTTGTTGGTTTTACTCCTGATCGGGAAATTGGCAATGACTTGTTACGTGTTGAAGGTTTAACAAAAACCATTGATGGGGTTAAGGTTCTTGATAACATCAGCTTTTTTATGAATAAGGGAGATAAAATTGCTCTTGTCGGTACAAATGAAGTTGCAAAAACCACTCTTTTTAAAATACTAATGGGTGAAATGGAAGCTGATAGCGGCACATTTAAGTGGGGTATTACTACTTCCCAGGCTTACTTCCCTAAGGATAACTCCGAGTATTTTGAGAACAGTGAGCTAAGCCTTGTGGATTGGCTGCGTCAATTCTCTCCGAAGGATGATAGTGAAAGCTTCTTGCGGGGATTTTTAGGAAGAATGTTATTTTCCGGGGAAGAAGTTTTAAAGAAAGCAAGTGTCCTTTCCGGAGGAGAAAAAGTTCGCTGTATGCTCTCAAAAATGATGCTAAATGGGGCAAACGTCTTGCTGCTTGATGAACCAACAAACCATTTAGACTTAGAATCAATCACGGCACTTAATAACGGATTAATCAATTTCAAGGGTTCGATGCTTTTTGCTTCACACGATCATCAGTTCATTCAAACGATTGCCAACCGAATTTTTGAATTTACACCAAATGGCTTAGTAGATAAGCAAATGACCTATGATGAATACCTGGAAAACGAGGAAACTCAAAAGTAA
- a CDS encoding Hsp20/alpha crystallin family protein: protein MDMEKLKQWMDIAKNMHGGDFWNNIFDQDFAKQFMNDQQNNQRFSSPEGQSTREEKNSRTFPAIDLLESEQEVIVMIELPGVMKENLELGLNGNMLTIKGKALPIHPHLNITYSERFYGEFQRQITLPDTVSPNQLGAKFWNGILFVSYQRTVEKGEIIPID from the coding sequence ATGGATATGGAAAAATTAAAACAATGGATGGACATTGCTAAAAATATGCATGGAGGAGACTTCTGGAATAATATTTTTGATCAAGATTTCGCCAAGCAATTTATGAATGACCAACAAAATAATCAGCGTTTTTCAAGCCCGGAGGGACAATCTACCCGAGAAGAAAAAAATTCACGAACATTCCCCGCTATTGATTTATTAGAGAGTGAGCAGGAGGTTATTGTCATGATTGAGCTTCCAGGGGTGATGAAAGAAAATCTTGAATTGGGTCTAAATGGTAATATGCTAACCATTAAAGGTAAAGCCTTACCTATCCATCCACATTTAAATATAACCTATTCTGAAAGATTTTATGGTGAATTTCAAAGACAGATAACGTTACCGGATACTGTTAGTCCCAATCAATTAGGTGCAAAATTTTGGAACGGAATCTTATTTGTAAGTTATCAACGAACGGTTGAAAAAGGAGAAATCATTCCTATCGACTAA
- a CDS encoding YuzL family protein, whose translation MGKRSKRKADPSTIGLSSPQVEGQGTTMTETGSRTEPSSRKKQKRY comes from the coding sequence ATGGGAAAACGAAGTAAACGGAAAGCTGACCCATCCACAATTGGGCTTAGCTCACCACAAGTAGAGGGTCAGGGAACAACCATGACTGAAACAGGTTCAAGAACTGAACCATCTTCAAGAAAAAAACAAAAGAGGTATTAA
- a CDS encoding CidA/LrgA family protein, translated as MMKSVWKFSIQMLFLILVYQVGNWTARFFHLQIPGNVIGIVLLYVLLWLGVIKLEQIELASGWLLKHLGFFFIPISVGLMTLGDIFVAKGLPFLFVLIFSAFIGLLFAGKVTQTVIMKNAKEKVNFHDHAI; from the coding sequence ATGATGAAAAGCGTTTGGAAATTTTCTATTCAAATGTTATTTCTTATCTTGGTCTATCAGGTTGGGAATTGGACAGCCCGATTCTTTCATTTACAAATTCCTGGAAACGTCATTGGTATTGTTCTATTGTACGTCTTACTTTGGTTGGGTGTCATTAAGCTTGAACAAATTGAATTGGCATCAGGGTGGCTATTGAAACATCTTGGCTTCTTTTTTATTCCGATTTCAGTTGGTCTTATGACACTAGGAGATATTTTCGTGGCGAAGGGCTTGCCGTTTTTATTTGTCCTTATATTCAGCGCATTTATAGGACTATTGTTTGCAGGGAAAGTTACCCAAACCGTAATAATGAAAAATGCGAAGGAAAAAGTAAATTTTCATGATCACGCTATATAG
- a CDS encoding D-alanyl-D-alanine carboxypeptidase family protein, with amino-acid sequence MKKFVSVLIIVLFIFTNRINVFAAGADQLDLKSEGAVLLDSDTGAVLFAKNANDKMYPASLTKIATAIYAIDMGNLESIVTVSHNAVSQDGTRVYLNEGEQVPLKKLIQGMLINSGNDAAVAIAEHIDGTVEHFSENLNMYLKAKIGVNNTHFTNPNGLFDENHYTTAMDLALITNYAIKNPVFAEIFGTKVLEWKGQSWETTLLTHHRMLKGELPFPGVTGGKTGYTSESKQTLATTADNGKIRLTAVVMKSELKNDKYNDTALLLDYGYNTFQHATIKQGEIFKADNNFFYPENDTLITESVKGCIKKINNDGMLSIEDQDGQQIQSLQLKYKEPQKLKTVPTKREKPKEHKQQLFQVNVILGMMIIAFAGAFIGFRNKRTRKYKNLS; translated from the coding sequence TTGAAAAAATTCGTTTCTGTTTTGATCATCGTACTATTCATATTTACAAATCGAATAAATGTCTTTGCTGCAGGAGCAGATCAGTTGGATTTAAAAAGTGAGGGGGCGGTTCTGTTAGATTCCGATACAGGCGCTGTACTTTTTGCTAAAAATGCCAATGATAAAATGTATCCTGCAAGTCTTACGAAAATTGCAACTGCCATCTATGCAATTGATATGGGCAATTTAGAAAGTATCGTGACCGTCAGTCACAATGCAGTTAGTCAGGACGGGACGCGTGTTTATTTGAATGAAGGAGAACAAGTTCCTTTAAAGAAGCTAATTCAAGGGATGCTTATTAACTCTGGCAACGATGCTGCAGTAGCAATCGCTGAACATATTGATGGAACAGTTGAGCATTTTTCAGAAAATCTAAATATGTATTTGAAAGCGAAGATTGGAGTAAATAATACTCATTTTACCAATCCAAATGGTTTGTTTGATGAGAATCATTATACAACTGCAATGGATTTAGCATTAATAACTAATTATGCTATAAAGAATCCCGTTTTTGCAGAAATCTTTGGAACTAAAGTGCTTGAGTGGAAAGGGCAGTCTTGGGAGACTACACTATTAACCCATCACCGAATGCTTAAAGGTGAGCTTCCATTTCCTGGTGTTACTGGCGGAAAAACCGGTTATACAAGTGAATCAAAACAAACTTTGGCCACAACAGCTGATAACGGAAAAATTAGGTTGACCGCTGTCGTGATGAAGTCTGAGCTAAAGAATGATAAATATAATGATACTGCCTTGCTGTTAGATTACGGTTATAACACTTTTCAGCATGCAACAATCAAACAAGGAGAAATTTTTAAAGCTGATAATAATTTTTTTTATCCTGAAAACGATACCTTAATTACCGAGAGTGTTAAGGGATGCATAAAAAAGATTAATAATGATGGGATGCTGTCGATTGAAGATCAAGATGGTCAGCAGATTCAGTCGTTACAATTAAAATATAAGGAGCCGCAAAAGTTAAAGACAGTTCCAACAAAAAGAGAAAAACCAAAAGAGCATAAACAACAGCTTTTTCAAGTTAATGTAATATTGGGAATGATGATTATCGCATTTGCAGGTGCTTTTATTGGTTTCCGAAATAAACGGACTAGAAAATACAAAAATCTTTCATGA
- a CDS encoding YkuS family protein produces the protein MAKVGVEQSLTNIQQALREKGYDVVELKQESDAQNCDCCVVTGLDSNVMGMQDTFTKGSVIDANGMSADEVCQQVDSRLQ, from the coding sequence ATGGCAAAAGTTGGAGTAGAACAATCTCTTACAAATATTCAACAAGCACTAAGGGAAAAAGGTTATGACGTGGTAGAGCTGAAGCAGGAGTCAGATGCGCAAAATTGTGATTGCTGTGTTGTTACCGGCCTTGATTCAAACGTGATGGGAATGCAGGATACCTTTACAAAAGGATCTGTTATTGATGCGAATGGAATGTCAGCAGATGAAGTATGCCAGCAGGTCGATAGCCGGCTTCAATAA
- a CDS encoding SCO family protein, whose protein sequence is MKKIYLICSLAVFLGIAGGISYFLIRDANASIPKDVTLINQNGDKYNFGKDNTKLKLIEFIYTHCPDVCPTTTQKMVELKKDLIKKGVYGKDIEFITITIDPYRDTPEILQKYRQGFGINNDNAWVFLTGEKQNIKKDQKEIRKVTDALQFQYKDPGNGQFVHSTFTYLVDENNKFIAKFPMGKEFNKQEVYDKIIDKIE, encoded by the coding sequence ATGAAAAAAATCTATCTAATTTGCAGTCTTGCTGTGTTCCTGGGGATTGCAGGTGGAATTTCTTATTTTCTAATTCGAGATGCAAATGCATCAATTCCAAAAGATGTCACTTTGATTAATCAAAATGGTGATAAATATAATTTTGGCAAGGATAATACCAAATTAAAGCTAATCGAATTTATTTACACCCATTGTCCTGATGTCTGTCCAACCACAACACAAAAGATGGTCGAATTGAAAAAGGATTTAATTAAAAAAGGTGTTTATGGTAAGGATATTGAATTTATCACGATTACGATTGACCCCTATCGTGACACTCCAGAAATTTTACAAAAATATAGACAAGGGTTTGGAATAAATAATGACAACGCTTGGGTATTCTTAACTGGGGAAAAGCAAAATATAAAAAAAGATCAAAAAGAGATTAGAAAAGTTACAGATGCATTGCAATTTCAATACAAAGACCCGGGAAATGGGCAATTTGTCCATTCAACCTTCACTTATTTGGTTGATGAAAACAACAAATTTATCGCAAAGTTTCCAATGGGGAAAGAATTTAATAAACAAGAGGTTTATGATAAAATCATCGATAAAATAGAGTAA
- a CDS encoding cupredoxin domain-containing protein, with translation MTFLVFKKGTLLFFLAVGVVLASISAWFMLKAGDTTVFNQQTKKEIREIHMVTGEFKTTLKNGKEIESYRWDPGTVIIEKGEKVKLFISGINGEKHPFYIEGTNIKGTVNKGEETIVPLQFDKEGTYRLICEVHSDRSHDGPMIAYIVVD, from the coding sequence GTGACATTTTTAGTCTTTAAAAAGGGAACCCTGCTTTTCTTTTTAGCTGTTGGTGTAGTACTTGCCAGTATTTCAGCCTGGTTCATGTTAAAAGCTGGAGATACCACTGTATTTAACCAACAAACCAAGAAAGAGATCCGCGAGATTCATATGGTTACGGGAGAATTCAAGACCACATTGAAAAATGGGAAAGAAATAGAATCGTACCGCTGGGATCCAGGCACCGTTATCATTGAAAAAGGAGAAAAAGTAAAGCTGTTTATTAGCGGTATTAACGGTGAAAAGCATCCATTTTATATTGAAGGGACAAATATCAAGGGGACTGTGAATAAAGGGGAGGAAACGATTGTTCCACTTCAATTCGACAAAGAAGGGACCTATCGATTAATATGTGAAGTTCATTCTGATAGATCCCATGATGGCCCAATGATTGCGTATATAGTAGTTGATTAA